The segment CAACTAAACGGTTTAAATGAGCATTGCCTGAAAGTGTGCCGAAATGCATATCTGATGCCATTGCTATTCTCAGCTTACTTGGTTTTGCTGCTGTTTTAGGGATCATAAGCTCATATTGTTTGACAACAGGGGAATACGCATTATAGCTCCCGGCTATCAGTAAATAGGCAAATACTATAAAGGTGGCAATCCCGACTATAGCAATTGTTTTATCAGCATCTGTATATCGTGAAATAATGTATGCTATCAAGTCAGCTAATGGTAGGATAAGGACAGCATACTGAAGAAAACCGAGCCAGTAAGAACCGACAATTCGGAATACAGGAATGGACCGAATGAGATGGCCGGCAAAATACGAATAAGCGACGATAAGCAGTAAAGCTGTTAAAACAGGAACATATACATTCGGCAGCAATACCTCGAGCCATGTGAAGATATTCCAGCCAATATATAAAATAATTAAATTATACAGAAGAAACATGAGTAAGAACTGCAAGACTATTTTTGTTTTTCCCATCAAACTTCCAAACTCCCATCATTTTATAAGTACATAAAAACGTGAAATCGAGGATTTCACGTTTTTGATATTGTTATAATTATAATCAGCAAACATCTACTTCAAACTGGCTAAGTGGCCACCAGAAGAAGCCATCCTTTTCAAGCAGTTCGTCTGCTTCCTTCGGTCCCATGCTGCCTGCAGCGTAGTTAGGGAAGTTTTCAGCAGTTGTGCTTGACCATGCTTGTGAGATTTTATCAACATAGCTCCAAGAAAGAGCTACCTCGTCCCAGTGGGTAAAGTTAGTTGCATCGCCATGAATGCTGTCATCAATCAGCTTTTCATATGCTTCAGGTGTATTGATGCTTGCAATGCCTGTGTTTGCATAGCTTAATTTAATTGGTGTAGCTTCCATATTTTGACCAGCTTTTTTAGCGTTTAAATGCAAGGTAATGCCTTCTTCTGGCTGAATATGAATAACAAGCAAGTTTGGAGTAAGTGCTTGATCTTTTTTATCGTAAAGGTTCATTGGAATGTCCTTGAACTGAACAACTATTTTTGTAGATTTTGATTCAAGGCGTTTTCCTGTACGGATATAAAAAGGCACTCCAGCCCAACGGAAGTTATCGATCATGACTTTTCCGGCTACAAATGTTTCTGTTTGTGATGCTGGATTAACCATTTGTTCTTCTCTGTAGCCTGGTACCTCTTGGTCTTCGACAAGTCCTTCTCCATACTGGCCTCTGACAAAGTAGTTCTTTACGTCTTCCCCTTCAACAGGGCGCATCGCACGGAACACTTTAACCTTCTCAGAACGGATTTCATCAGGTGTTAGACGAATAGGCGGCTCCATTGCAAGCAACGCAACCATTTGCAAGATATGGTTTTGCACCATATCACGAAGTGCTCCGCTAGTTTCATAGTATCTGCCTCGTTCTTCAACACCCAAAACTTCACTTGAAGTAACTTGAATATTGCTGATATAGCGGTTATTCCAAAGGTTTTCAAAAATGGCATTAGAGAAACGGATCGTTTCAATATTTTGTACCATTGCTTTACCTAAATAATGGTCAATGCGGTATACTTCATTTTCAGCAAATGCTGTCCGGATTTGTTCGTTCAGTTCTTTTGCTGATTCAAGGTCATGGCCAAATGGCTTTTCGATGATAAGGCGTTTAAAGCCTGAAACATCTGTAAGACCATCCTGTTTAAGATGGATAGCGATTGGGCCAAAGAATTCAGGTGCCATTGCCAGATAGAACACACGGTTTCCACCTAAACTGTATTTGTTATCCAGGTCGTCCGCGATGTTTTTCAAAGCAGCATATGAGCTGGAATCTGTAACATCATGTGAATGGTAGCAGAAGTGAGAAGCAAATGCTTCTAAATCCTTGCTTCCATCAATCGCTTCAGCGACAGAGTTCTGTACATTTTGTTTGAACTGCTCATCCGTTAACGTTCTTCTTCCTACACCGACTACAGCAAAGCGGGAAAGCTTGCCTTTTTGATACAAACGGTAAAGGGAAGGAAACAGCTTTCTGTTTGCCAAATCTCCAGTTGCCCCAAAAATCATGATTAACGCAGTAGAATGTTGATTTTGATTCACGTACATGGACCTCTTTTCTATATATATGTATGGATCTCAATGCTTTTATCTCCAATGGTGTTGATCTTGCCATGTTTTTTCTATGGTAAGCATCTTACAGGTATAGAATTTTAGCTGACTAAAATCATTTTAGCAAATATTATGTTTGAATATTTGAAAATTTTAATAAGTAGGCAGCCGCCATATCGATACCTAAAAAATATGTTATCTTTTTAGATATTACATGATAATAGGGAAACTTACTAGGAAAAAGTTTTAATATATTTGGATTAGGTCATTTTTTGCATTATACTGCTAGTATCAACGGTTATTTTGTGCAAATTATACAATGTTAGCATACCTAACCTCTTATAAAGGTAAACAAGAGAAAAAGAGAAAGAAGTGAATGGTTTTTATGCAATTAACATTTTTAGGCACTGGTGCTGGAATACCAGCAAAAGCGAGGAATGTGACAAGCATCGCGTTAAAGCTGCTTGAGGAAAAAGGGAGCATTTGGTTATTTGATTGTGGTGAAGCGACACAGCATCAAATTTTACATACAAATATTAAGCCGCGAAGAGTGGAAAAGGTGTTTATTACTCACCTCCATGGTGATCATATATACGGTTTGCCAGGCTTTTTGGCAAGCAGGTCCTTTCAAGGCGGAGAAACCCCACTGACTGTTTATGGTCCAAAAGGCATTGCAGACTATATTGCTGTCAGCTTGAAGGTCAGTCAAACTTATTTGAAATATGAACTGAATATAGTCGAAGTAAATGAGGGCATTATTTTAGACGATGATCAGTTTTATGTCGAAGCGAAAATGCTAGAGCATGGTGTGCAAAGCTTTGGTTATCGAATTGTCGAGAAGGTTCGGCCAGGCGCTCTTTTGACGGAAAAATTGGCGGAAATGGGAGTTAAGCCTGGACCACTATTCAGAGAAATTAAAGCAGGCAAGGAAGTAACCCTTGATAATGGTACCATCATTGACGGGAAGGACTTTGTTGGGCCTAGTATAAAAGGTAGAATAGTTACTATTCTCGGTGATACTAGAAGCTGTTGTGCTGCTGTAGAGCTGGCAAAGGCTGCAGATGTTTTAGTGCATGAAGCTACATTTTCAGAAAAGGAAGCGGCCATAGCGGGCGAGTATTACCATTCAACAGCAGGACAAGCCGCTTCGAATGCGAAGGAAGCAGGCGCAAAATTCTTGATTCTTACACATATCAGTGCGAGATACGATACAGTAGAAACTTTGCTAGAGGAGGCACAAGCAATCTTTCCGGCTTCATCTGTAGCGGAGGACTTTAAAGAGTATGAGATTCCAGCTTATAAAGAATAGCAAGTAAATGAAGAGGTGAAGCGATGAGAGACTTACAAGGCAAGAATATTATTATTACAGGTGCGTCCTCCGGAATCGGAGAAAGGCTGGCTGAGAATGCAGCAAGGCTCGGTGCTAGACCAATACTTATTGCAAGATCAGAAGACAAGCTGAAGGAAATTGCGGCGAGAATACAGAAAGAGACAGCAGCAGAGCCCCTTTATTTTGTGTTGGATGTAAGTGATTTGACGATGGTTCATGAGGTTTTTACAGAAATATATAAAAAGGTAGGCTTTGTCGATATTCTCGTTAACAATGCTGGCTTTGGCATTTTTGAGTATTTGCATGAAACAAATATGCAGGACATGGAAAGGATGTTTGCAGTAAATGTGCTCGGTCTTATTTCGTGTACAAAAGAGGTTTTACCATCTATGCTGCAGGAAAACAAAGGGCATATTATTAATATTGCTTCACAAGCCGGCAAGCTTGCGACAGCAAAATCGTCTGGTTATTCTGCAACAAAGCATGCTGTTTTAGGCTTTACGAATAGTCTCCGGATGGAGGTAGCGAAAACTGCTATAAATGTAAGTGCTGTTAATCCAGGGCCGATTGATACGAACTTCTTTGAAGTAGCAGATAAGTCCGGCAACTATGTAAAGAATGTGCAGAAATTTATGCTTACAACAGAATACGTTGCGGACCGTATTACGGCACTGCTTTTAAAGCCAAAAAGAGAGCTGAACCTGCCAGGGTGGATGAATGCAGGCAGTATCCTGTACAGTTTATTTCCGCGCATAGCAGATCGGGTGATGGGCGGTATGCTTGATAAAAAATAATTCCTCTTATTTAAAATGGGGGGAGTCTGTTTATAATCATAGACTGTATCTTATAATTTCATACAGGTCTGGTTGAAGTAATATCCATTTGCACAGCAGTTCTTTTTTAGTGTTAAATGGTAGTATCCTACTAGATTTTATTATATACTAGTTTCAATATCTGTAAGGGAAAAGCTTCTATAATAGAAGCATTATTGGGATAGAAAGAGGGCGACAACATGGAAAAAGCGACATTTGCAGGCGGATGCTTTTGGTGTATGGTAACACCTTTTGATGAGCTTCCTGGAATTGGCGGTATTGTGTCAGGTTATACGGGAGGACATATCGAAAATCCTACATATGAGCAAGTAAAAACAGGAACTACTGGACATGCGGAAGTGGTGGAAATCACCTTTGATCCAGAGTTATTTCCCTACGAAAGACTGCTAGAGCTGTATTGGCAGCAAATTGATCCAACAGACAGCGGCGGGCAATTTCATGATAGAGGCTCTCAATATCGTACGGCGATTTATTATCATAATGAAAAGCAAAAACAGCTGGCAGAGGAGTCAAAAAAGGCAATTGAAGATAGTGGCCGCTTCAAAAAGCCGATTGTTACCGAAATTGAGCCTGCTGTAACTTTTTATCCTGCTGAGGAATATCACCAAGACTATCATAAGAAAAACAAGCAGCATTATAAAGAGGACAGAGAAAAGTCTGGCAGAGATGAATATATAAACGAACATTGGAAGTGAGAAAAAAGAGGCTGGGACATAAGTAAGTGAATCCGCATAAAAACCGAACTACTTAATCAACCAATGATTAAATAGTTCGGCTTTTTTGTGTTTTTTAGTTTTAATACACTTATTAGAAAACTTAGTGGAATGGAGCGGAGGTCACTCGACTCCTGCGAGAAATAGAGGAAAGGCTTAGACCCCGCAGGCGAAGACGAGGAGGCTCAGCTTCCTCCCCGCGGAAAGCGCGAGGACGAGCGCGCAATGAAACGAACCAATTTTAAACCCATATCTATTTAGTCACGTGCTTCTTTTTTCAAATTTAGATGTAATTTTATTATTCGTGTTTAGAAAGGTTATCTTTTGTTTTGTCCCAGCCTCTTTTTCGTTCCAATATTAAAATTCTGTTTGCAAAAGTTTCAGAGCTTTAACCAATTTTAAGCACTCTCTATAAAGCATCTGCCTATTATTTCATTACGTACTCCTGCAAAAAGTCATCAATTACTTGCTCGTATTCTTGCTTATTTTCATTATAGCTTTGAGCATGGAATCCATTTAATGCAAGAAATAGCTTCTTCGGTCCCTTTTTCTTTTCGAACAGCTTTTGTGTCATTTCAGGCAATATAAAGGTGTCCTTTTCACTATGGATAAATAGCATCGGCTTCTCAATTTTATCAATTACAGCAATTGGGGAGACTTGGCGGATGGAATATCGCTGTCTTGCCCGCAGGACCAAATCAGCAATTGGCAAGAACAGATTACCCGGCACCTTCATTTCTGCTTTGACTAAATGGTTCAATTGTTCACCAAAGTCGGAGAAGGGACAATCAGCAATATAGAAATCAGCTCCATCCTCGACCATGCCAGCATATAAAATCATTGTAGCAGCACCCATTGATTCCCCGTGAATTCCTAATAGTATATCTTCGCCTTTATCAGCCTTTAACCAATCAACAACCGCCTTTAAGTCAAATTTCTCGAAATGACCAAAGCTTGTTGTTTTACCGCCAGACTCGCCATGTCTGCGATGGTCATAAATAATGACATTAAATCCTCTTTCTAAAAACATGTTCATATATTTGATGGAATTTAGTTTATTTTCAGTTACTCCATGAGCAATAATAATATAGCGCTTATTAGGATATGGCTCTGTAGCAATTGCTTTTAACATATAGCCATAAGGAGACGGAATACTTATTTCCCTTTTTTTTAGTGTCTCTAATGTCACAGGATCAAGCCTTCCGGCGGCCTTTTCTCTGTTAAAGATAAATTCGTCCTCTTTTTTCTTCATATACATCAACCTATTTGTGCAGTAAACACCGATGGATGTAAAAAATATCAAGAATGAAAAGAAATAGCGAAAAAATTTTTTCACATTCATTCCCCCGAACAAAATAATTTCATTTCAAAAAACTACTATGAGTTTACCATTATTTTCTAAAGAAACAAAGCAGGCTATAGTAGTAAATACAACCTTTTTAGGCTACCGATACATATACAAAAATAAGGATACCCGTAATTTGGCAGATTTAATCAGAAGAGCATTTACATATGGAGCTGGTGAAAGATATACTCACTGAAAAATAGCAAGAATAGTAACAGTATACGGCTTGTTCCATTACGTGACACACCGTTTTTCCCGAAAATAGAGCCTGTTAGTGGACAGAAGCGCGGAAATGAACGGGAACTAAAAAATATGGTATGATACAAGCAAGTGCAAACAGAAAGGTTGATAATTAATGGCAGAGCATCATTTTCATTTAAAGGCAAACTGGCCAGGGCTTCGCAATGATATCGGTACAATCGAAAGCGGGAACTTAAAAACGCAAATTTCTATCCCGCAGGAAATGGATGGGCCAGGTGTCGGGACAAATCCGGATGAAATGCTTTTAGGTGCGGCAGCAACCTGTTTCATTATCACATTGGCTGCTATGATGGAAAGAAGCAATTTGAACAAAAAAAGCTTAAACCTAGAATCGGAAGCAATTGTAGATGTGACAAACGGTGTCTTTACATATAAGGAGATAATCCATCGTCCAACAATTATATTGAACGATGAAGCGACACAAAAAGACGTGACGCTTGCAGCAAGGCTTGCTGAGAAAGCGGAGGCATCCTGCATGATTACAAGAGCAATTAAAGGCAATGTTAAAGTTAGCCTTGATGAGACGATACGAATTGGTGAATAAATAGTAGGGGAGATTTACATGAAGAAGAAACAAAACAGACAGGCGAAAAAAGAAACTAGCGACAAGCCAGTAACACTAGGAGATATGCTAAATGAGCAGCTCGCAAAGCAATTAAAGGATAAGAAGCAAGAACTTAAGGCCGAAGAGGAAGAAAGACTAAAAGCAGAAGAAGCAAGAAAAAAAGAAGAACGCCGCCAAAAAGAAAAAAACAAAAGCTTTGAAGAGCTTCTGAACGATACACCGATGAACTGGAAAGAATTCAAATAAAAGCAGCAGGATGACCCTGCTGCTTTTATTATTATCTATGATCTTTATAAATGGATGCCTTTGAAGCCTCCTGAATGATTTTTAGTTCATCTGGAGTAAGTGCAGCACTGTTAACAGCTTTAGCATTCTCTTGCAGCTGCAAGACACTGCTTGCTCCAGCAATAACAGAGGCAACAGCAGGATTAGAAAGATTATATTGTACTGCCGCTTCCAGTAAGGAATGATTGTGAGCTAATTTTTCCTTTAATAACTCTAATGTTGAGCGAAGTTCTTCTTCCGTATATTCCATATAGCCTTTTGAAGAAAGCTTTCTCGCAAAATTGTCACTAAGCAACCCTTTTGCGACAGGTCCCCGTGCAACAACACTGATGCCATTTTCATGAAGCAGCGGCAATGCTTCTTCCTCTGGACGCCTGTCCAATACACTGTATTGCATCATAACAGATACAATATTAGAACGCTTTACATATTCCCTGATGACATTTGGACGAATGGAGGAAATGCCGTAATAACGAATATAACCTTCTTCTTTCAATTCCTCAAACGCTTCAATTGTTTCATCAATAGGGTCTTCCAGTGTCCCGCCATGGAGCTGATATAAATCAATGTAATCAGTGCCAAGACGCTTGAGGCTGTTTTTGGCAGCTTCCTTTATGTGGGATTTGCTGGCATCCCAAGTCCAGCCTT is part of the Niallia taxi genome and harbors:
- a CDS encoding alpha/beta hydrolase produces the protein MKKFFRYFFSFLIFFTSIGVYCTNRLMYMKKKEDEFIFNREKAAGRLDPVTLETLKKREISIPSPYGYMLKAIATEPYPNKRYIIIAHGVTENKLNSIKYMNMFLERGFNVIIYDHRRHGESGGKTTSFGHFEKFDLKAVVDWLKADKGEDILLGIHGESMGAATMILYAGMVEDGADFYIADCPFSDFGEQLNHLVKAEMKVPGNLFLPIADLVLRARQRYSIRQVSPIAVIDKIEKPMLFIHSEKDTFILPEMTQKLFEKKKGPKKLFLALNGFHAQSYNENKQEYEQVIDDFLQEYVMK
- the msrA gene encoding peptide-methionine (S)-S-oxide reductase MsrA, with translation MEKATFAGGCFWCMVTPFDELPGIGGIVSGYTGGHIENPTYEQVKTGTTGHAEVVEITFDPELFPYERLLELYWQQIDPTDSGGQFHDRGSQYRTAIYYHNEKQKQLAEESKKAIEDSGRFKKPIVTEIEPAVTFYPAEEYHQDYHKKNKQHYKEDREKSGRDEYINEHWK
- a CDS encoding OsmC family protein, translated to MAEHHFHLKANWPGLRNDIGTIESGNLKTQISIPQEMDGPGVGTNPDEMLLGAAATCFIITLAAMMERSNLNKKSLNLESEAIVDVTNGVFTYKEIIHRPTIILNDEATQKDVTLAARLAEKAEASCMITRAIKGNVKVSLDETIRIGE
- a CDS encoding aldo/keto reductase; translation: MKKNRLGQSDLYISALGLGCMSLGTDEKTAFPVLEAAIEAGINYFDTADLYDLGQNEQLLGKFFKQNREDIIIASKAGNKWQEGEEGWTWDASKSHIKEAAKNSLKRLGTDYIDLYQLHGGTLEDPIDETIEAFEELKEEGYIRYYGISSIRPNVIREYVKRSNIVSVMMQYSVLDRRPEEEALPLLHENGISVVARGPVAKGLLSDNFARKLSSKGYMEYTEEELRSTLELLKEKLAHNHSLLEAAVQYNLSNPAVASVIAGASSVLQLQENAKAVNSAALTPDELKIIQEASKASIYKDHR
- a CDS encoding SDR family NAD(P)-dependent oxidoreductase encodes the protein MRDLQGKNIIITGASSGIGERLAENAARLGARPILIARSEDKLKEIAARIQKETAAEPLYFVLDVSDLTMVHEVFTEIYKKVGFVDILVNNAGFGIFEYLHETNMQDMERMFAVNVLGLISCTKEVLPSMLQENKGHIINIASQAGKLATAKSSGYSATKHAVLGFTNSLRMEVAKTAINVSAVNPGPIDTNFFEVADKSGNYVKNVQKFMLTTEYVADRITALLLKPKRELNLPGWMNAGSILYSLFPRIADRVMGGMLDKK
- the zwf gene encoding glucose-6-phosphate dehydrogenase; its protein translation is MYVNQNQHSTALIMIFGATGDLANRKLFPSLYRLYQKGKLSRFAVVGVGRRTLTDEQFKQNVQNSVAEAIDGSKDLEAFASHFCYHSHDVTDSSSYAALKNIADDLDNKYSLGGNRVFYLAMAPEFFGPIAIHLKQDGLTDVSGFKRLIIEKPFGHDLESAKELNEQIRTAFAENEVYRIDHYLGKAMVQNIETIRFSNAIFENLWNNRYISNIQVTSSEVLGVEERGRYYETSGALRDMVQNHILQMVALLAMEPPIRLTPDEIRSEKVKVFRAMRPVEGEDVKNYFVRGQYGEGLVEDQEVPGYREEQMVNPASQTETFVAGKVMIDNFRWAGVPFYIRTGKRLESKSTKIVVQFKDIPMNLYDKKDQALTPNLLVIHIQPEEGITLHLNAKKAGQNMEATPIKLSYANTGIASINTPEAYEKLIDDSIHGDATNFTHWDEVALSWSYVDKISQAWSSTTAENFPNYAAGSMGPKEADELLEKDGFFWWPLSQFEVDVC
- a CDS encoding YqkE family protein, whose amino-acid sequence is MKKKQNRQAKKETSDKPVTLGDMLNEQLAKQLKDKKQELKAEEEERLKAEEARKKEERRQKEKNKSFEELLNDTPMNWKEFK
- the rnz gene encoding ribonuclease Z, with the translated sequence MQLTFLGTGAGIPAKARNVTSIALKLLEEKGSIWLFDCGEATQHQILHTNIKPRRVEKVFITHLHGDHIYGLPGFLASRSFQGGETPLTVYGPKGIADYIAVSLKVSQTYLKYELNIVEVNEGIILDDDQFYVEAKMLEHGVQSFGYRIVEKVRPGALLTEKLAEMGVKPGPLFREIKAGKEVTLDNGTIIDGKDFVGPSIKGRIVTILGDTRSCCAAVELAKAADVLVHEATFSEKEAAIAGEYYHSTAGQAASNAKEAGAKFLILTHISARYDTVETLLEEAQAIFPASSVAEDFKEYEIPAYKE